One genomic window of Saccopteryx bilineata isolate mSacBil1 chromosome 4, mSacBil1_pri_phased_curated, whole genome shotgun sequence includes the following:
- the ZFP36L1 gene encoding mRNA decay activator protein ZFP36L1 codes for MTTTLVSATIFDLSEVLCKGNKMLNYSTPSAGGCLLDRKAVGTPTGGGFPRRHSVTLPSAKFHQNQLLSSLKGEPAPALSSRDSRFRDRSFSEGGERLLPTQKQPGSGQVNSSRYKTELCRPFEENGACKYGDKCQFAHGIHELRSLTRHPKYKTELCRTFHTIGFCPYGPRCHFIHNAEERRALAGARDLSADRPRLQHSFSFAGFPSAAATAAATGLLDSPTSITPPPILSADDLLASPTLPDGTNNPFAFSSQELASLFAPSMGLPGGGSPTTFLFRPMSESPHMFDSPPSPQDSLSDQEGYLSSSSSSHSGSDSPTLDNSRRLPIFSRLSISDD; via the exons ATGACCACCACCCTCGTGTCTGCCACCATCTTCGACTTGAGCGAAGTTTTATGCAAG ggTAACAAGATGCTCAACTACAGTACTCCCAGTGCAGGGGGCTGCTTGCTGGACAGGAAGGCAGTGGGCACCCCTACTGGTGGAGGCTTTCCCAGGAGGCACTCAGTCACCCTGCCCAGCGCCAAGTTCCACCAGAACCAGCTCCTCAGCAGCCTCAAGGGTGAGCCAGCCCCAGCTCTGAGCTCTCGGGATAGCCGCTTCCGAGACCGCTCTTTCTCAGAAGGGGGCGAGCGGCTGCTGCCCACTCAGAAGCAGCCAGGGAGTGGCCAGGTCAACTCTAGCCGCTACAAGACGGAGCTGTGCCGCCCCTTTGAGGAGAATGGTGCCTGTAAGTACGGCGACAAGTGCCAGTTCGCGCATGGCATCCATGAGCTCCGAAGCCTGACCCGCCACCCCAAGTACAAGACGGAGCTGTGCCGCACCTTCCACACCATCGGCTTTTGCCCATATGGGCCTCGATGCCACTTCATCCACAATGCTGAGGAGCGCCGCGCCCTGGCGGGGGCCCGGGACCTCTCCGCTGACCGTCCCCGCCTCCAGCATAGCTTTAGCTTTGCTGGGTTTCCCAGTGCCGCTGCCACCGCTGCTGCCACGGGGCTGCTGGACAGCCCCACATccatcaccccaccccccatcttgAGCGCCGATGACCTCCTGGCCTCACCCACCCTGCCTGATGGCACCAATAACCCCTTTGCCTTCTCCAGCCAGGAGCTGGCAAGCCTCTTTGCCCCTAGCATGGGGCTGCCTGGGGGTGGCTCCCCAACCACCTTTCTTTTCCGGCCCATGTCAGAGTCCCCTCACATGTTTGACTCTCCCCCCAGCCCTCAGGATTCTCTCTCGGACCAGGAGGGCTACCTGAGCAGCTCCAGCAGCAGCCACAGTGGCTCAGACTCCCCCACCTTGGACAACTCAAGACGCCTGCCCATTTTCAGCAGACTTTCCATCTCAGATGACTAA